In a genomic window of Streptococcus oralis subsp. tigurinus:
- a CDS encoding ribitol-5-phosphate dehydrogenase, protein MINQIYQLTKPKFINVKYQEEDIDQENHILIRPNYMAVCHADQRYYQGKRDPKILAKKLPMAMIHESCGTVISDPTGTYEVGQKVVMIPNQPPMQSDKEFYENYMTGTYFLSSGYDGFMREFVSLPKDRVVSYNDIEDTVAAITEFVSVGMHAMDRFLHLAHSKRERIAVIGDGSLAFVVANIINYTLPEAEIIVIGRHWEKLELFSFAKECYITDNIPEDLTFDHGFECCGGDGTGPAINDLIRYIRPQGTILMMGVSEYKVNINTRDALEKGLLLVGSSRSGRVDFEKAIQMMEVKKFANRLKNILYVEEPVREIKDIHRVFATDLNTAFKTVFKWEV, encoded by the coding sequence ATGATTAATCAAATTTATCAACTGACAAAACCAAAGTTTATCAATGTAAAATACCAAGAAGAGGATATTGATCAGGAGAATCATATCCTGATTCGTCCAAATTATATGGCGGTTTGTCATGCGGATCAACGTTACTATCAAGGGAAACGCGATCCAAAGATATTGGCTAAAAAGCTTCCTATGGCCATGATTCATGAGTCTTGTGGAACTGTTATTTCAGATCCGACTGGGACTTATGAAGTCGGTCAAAAGGTGGTCATGATTCCAAATCAACCGCCTATGCAGAGTGACAAGGAGTTCTACGAGAACTACATGACAGGAACCTACTTCCTATCTAGTGGCTATGATGGCTTTATGAGAGAGTTTGTTTCTCTTCCCAAAGATCGTGTTGTGTCTTATAATGACATCGAGGACACAGTTGCCGCCATTACCGAGTTTGTGAGTGTCGGTATGCATGCCATGGATCGATTCCTACATCTTGCTCATAGCAAGCGAGAGCGCATCGCAGTTATCGGAGATGGTAGTTTGGCCTTTGTGGTTGCAAATATTATCAATTATACCTTGCCAGAAGCAGAGATTATCGTCATTGGTCGCCATTGGGAAAAGCTGGAGCTCTTCTCTTTTGCAAAAGAGTGCTACATTACGGATAATATCCCAGAGGATTTGACCTTTGATCATGGATTTGAGTGTTGTGGTGGCGATGGTACAGGTCCAGCTATCAATGACTTGATTCGTTATATTCGTCCACAGGGAACGATTCTCATGATGGGAGTGAGCGAATACAAGGTTAATATCAATACACGAGATGCTTTGGAAAAAGGATTGTTATTAGTGGGATCGTCTCGCTCAGGACGCGTTGATTTTGAGAAGGCCATTCAAATGATGGAAGTTAAAAAGTTTGCGAATCGACTGAAGAATATCCTTTATGTTGAAGAACCTGTGAGAGAAATCAAGGACATTCATCGTGTCTTTGCTACAGACCTAAATACTGCTTTCAAAACAGTGTTTAAGTGGGAAGTGTAG
- a CDS encoding 2-C-methyl-D-erythritol 4-phosphate cytidylyltransferase: MIYAGILAGGTGTRMGISNLPKQFLELGDRPILIHTIEKFVLEPSIEKIVVGVHGDWVSHAEDLVDKYLSLHKDRIIITKGGADRNTSIEKIIEAIDAYRPITPEDIVITHDSVRPFITLRMIQDNIKLAQNHDAVDTVVEAVDTIVESTNGQFITDIPNRAHLYQGQTPQTFRCKDFMDLYGSLSDQEKEILTDACKIFVIKGKDVALAKGEYSNLKITTVTDLKIAKSMIEKD, translated from the coding sequence ATGATCTATGCAGGAATCCTAGCCGGAGGAACTGGCACACGCATGGGAATCAGTAATTTACCTAAACAATTCTTGGAGTTGGGTGATCGTCCTATTTTGATTCACACAATTGAAAAATTTGTTTTAGAACCAAGTATTGAAAAAATTGTGGTTGGAGTTCATGGAGATTGGGTCTCTCATGCTGAGGACTTGGTTGACAAGTATCTTTCTCTCCACAAGGACCGTATCATCATTACCAAGGGTGGTGCTGATCGCAATACTAGTATCGAGAAGATAATAGAAGCCATTGATGCCTATCGTCCAATCACTCCAGAAGATATCGTGATTACTCACGACTCAGTTCGTCCCTTTATCACACTTCGCATGATCCAGGACAATATCAAGCTAGCTCAAAATCATGATGCAGTTGATACAGTAGTAGAAGCAGTTGATACCATTGTTGAAAGCACCAATGGTCAGTTTATCACGGATATTCCAAACCGTGCTCACCTCTATCAAGGTCAGACACCTCAAACCTTCCGCTGCAAGGATTTCATGGATTTGTATGGTTCCCTATCTGATCAAGAAAAGGAAATCCTAACGGATGCATGTAAGATTTTTGTTATCAAAGGAAAAGATGTTGCTCTAGCTAAAGGGGAATATTCAAACCTTAAAATCACAACTGTGACAGACTTGAAAATCGCAAAAAGCATGATTGAGAAAGACTAA